The following coding sequences lie in one Fimbriimonadaceae bacterium genomic window:
- the ppdK gene encoding pyruvate, phosphate dikinase has translation MSNQRVFLFREGNATMRDLLGGKGANLAEMTNIGLPVPPGFTITTEVCTQYYEAGKQLPAGLFDEIKTAVADVEKHMGRSFGGSTKPLLMSVRSGAKFSMPGMMDTVLNLGLNPTTLEALIAETNNPRFVYDSYRRFIMMFSDVAFGVSKHEFDEHIFAKYKAKVGAKNDLDLTADHLKEISQQFLDHVKAKAGRDFPTDPYEQLALSVEAVFRSWNNDRAIIYRRTEKIPDEIGTAVTVQSMVYGNAGDDCGTGVAFTRDPSTGEKALFGEYLMNAQGEDVVAGVRTPVPISELEKQNPAVYAEFVRTCDLLEAHYKDMQDLEFTIEHGKLFMLQCRAGKRTGPAAVRTAVEMVGEGLIDKETAIQRVTGSHLDQLLHPRIDPDSLEGATLLATGLAASPGAAVGKAVFDADTAAELGVHGGAGEKVILVRDETNPDDVHGMLAAQGVLTARGGKTSHAAVVARGFGIPCVAGAETLEVDTHSKHFRVGGHIVKDGETITMDGSSGNVYLGSLKLIAPEVSGSFGTLMSWADEIRVLKVRANADNPRDSKQALDFGAEGIGLCRTEHMFFESDRLPLVQEMILTKDESVRKEMLDKLEVIQQRDFEGIFEVMEGKPVTVRLIDPPLHEFLPSHETLVRETTELKTRLGYATPNDDAHSKMRKQYEEKMKLLAEVESMKEMNPMLGLRGVRLSIILPGLVVMQTRAILQAAAKLIKQGKTILPEIMIPLVSTVNELRVVQGQLESVAKSVVKEQGVKIPYTFGTMIEIPRAALTAGEIAEYAQFFSFGTNDLTQTTFGYSRDDAEGKFLQRYVEQKILPVNPFETIDIAGVGRLMKMAVEEGRKSREGLKCGICGEHGGDPQSIYFCHELGLDYVSCSPFRVPIARLAAAQAAIRDRVKVTLDK, from the coding sequence ATGAGCAATCAGCGCGTTTTTCTCTTCCGCGAGGGCAATGCAACCATGCGTGACCTCCTCGGCGGAAAGGGTGCGAACCTCGCCGAGATGACCAACATCGGCCTCCCGGTTCCCCCAGGTTTTACAATCACCACCGAAGTCTGCACCCAATATTACGAAGCAGGCAAGCAGCTCCCCGCCGGACTTTTTGACGAGATCAAGACCGCCGTCGCCGACGTGGAGAAGCATATGGGCCGGAGTTTTGGCGGCTCCACCAAGCCGCTTCTGATGTCCGTACGTTCCGGCGCAAAGTTCTCTATGCCGGGCATGATGGATACGGTTTTGAACTTGGGCCTCAACCCCACCACCCTCGAAGCCCTCATCGCAGAGACCAATAATCCCCGATTCGTGTACGACTCTTATCGCCGCTTCATCATGATGTTCTCCGATGTCGCGTTTGGAGTCAGCAAGCACGAATTCGACGAGCACATCTTTGCGAAGTACAAGGCAAAGGTCGGGGCAAAGAACGACCTTGACCTCACCGCCGATCACCTCAAGGAGATTTCGCAGCAGTTTCTGGATCATGTGAAGGCCAAGGCTGGGCGAGACTTCCCCACCGACCCTTACGAGCAGCTGGCTCTTTCGGTGGAAGCCGTCTTTCGAAGCTGGAACAACGATCGTGCGATCATCTATCGCCGAACGGAGAAGATTCCCGATGAGATCGGTACCGCTGTTACCGTGCAGTCGATGGTCTACGGCAATGCCGGCGACGACTGCGGCACGGGCGTTGCCTTCACTCGCGACCCTTCAACCGGCGAAAAAGCCCTCTTTGGCGAGTATTTGATGAACGCCCAGGGCGAAGACGTGGTTGCTGGCGTGCGTACCCCAGTCCCGATTAGTGAGCTTGAGAAGCAGAATCCGGCGGTCTATGCCGAATTCGTCCGCACGTGTGACCTCCTTGAGGCGCATTACAAGGACATGCAAGACCTTGAGTTCACCATCGAGCACGGAAAGCTGTTTATGCTCCAGTGCCGTGCCGGAAAACGCACCGGCCCGGCAGCAGTGCGAACGGCGGTGGAGATGGTGGGCGAAGGGTTGATCGACAAGGAGACGGCTATCCAGCGCGTCACCGGATCGCACCTTGACCAACTCTTGCACCCCCGCATCGACCCAGACTCTTTGGAAGGTGCAACTCTGCTGGCCACCGGACTTGCGGCATCCCCGGGTGCAGCCGTTGGAAAGGCCGTTTTTGATGCCGATACGGCAGCTGAGCTCGGCGTTCACGGCGGAGCTGGCGAAAAGGTGATTCTGGTTCGCGACGAAACAAACCCCGACGACGTGCATGGCATGCTCGCCGCGCAGGGCGTTCTCACAGCGCGTGGAGGTAAGACCTCCCACGCGGCTGTTGTTGCTCGTGGATTTGGAATTCCTTGTGTCGCAGGTGCGGAAACTCTGGAGGTCGACACTCACAGCAAGCATTTCCGAGTCGGCGGGCACATCGTCAAAGATGGCGAAACCATCACGATGGACGGCAGCAGCGGCAATGTATACCTTGGCTCGCTTAAGCTCATCGCTCCTGAAGTTAGCGGCTCCTTTGGAACGCTCATGTCGTGGGCAGATGAGATTCGTGTGCTGAAGGTTCGGGCAAACGCCGACAACCCTCGCGACTCCAAGCAAGCCCTCGACTTTGGCGCCGAAGGCATCGGCCTTTGCCGAACGGAGCACATGTTCTTTGAGTCGGACCGACTGCCCTTGGTACAAGAGATGATCCTCACCAAGGATGAGTCGGTTCGCAAGGAGATGCTGGATAAGCTTGAAGTCATTCAGCAGCGAGACTTCGAAGGCATTTTTGAGGTGATGGAGGGCAAGCCCGTCACCGTTCGCCTTATCGACCCGCCGCTCCACGAATTCTTACCCTCGCACGAGACGCTTGTTCGAGAGACGACCGAGCTTAAGACGCGATTGGGTTATGCCACGCCCAACGACGACGCTCACTCCAAGATGCGAAAGCAATACGAGGAGAAGATGAAGCTGCTTGCCGAGGTCGAATCGATGAAAGAGATGAACCCGATGCTGGGTTTGCGCGGCGTTCGGCTCTCCATCATCCTCCCCGGACTGGTTGTTATGCAGACTCGGGCGATCCTGCAAGCCGCTGCCAAGCTGATCAAGCAAGGCAAGACGATTCTTCCAGAGATTATGATTCCGCTCGTTTCGACCGTGAACGAGCTTAGGGTTGTGCAGGGTCAGCTTGAGAGCGTTGCTAAAAGTGTTGTGAAGGAGCAGGGCGTCAAAATCCCTTACACCTTCGGAACAATGATCGAGATTCCCCGCGCAGCTTTGACCGCCGGAGAGATCGCCGAGTATGCCCAATTCTTCAGCTTCGGCACGAACGACCTCACCCAGACGACGTTCGGCTACAGTCGAGACGACGCCGAGGGCAAGTTCTTGCAGCGCTACGTCGAGCAGAAAATCCTCCCCGTCAACCCGTTTGAAACCATCGACATTGCTGGTGTTGGACGGCTGATGAAAATGGCGGTTGAGGAAGGTCGCAAGTCCCGCGAAGGCTTGAAGTGTGGCATCTGTGGTGAGCACGGTGGCGATCCACAGTCGATCTACTTCTGCCATGAACTGGGCCTAGACTATGTGTCCTGTTCACCGTTCCGGGTTCCGATTGCCCGTCTTGCGGCTGCTCAGGCAGCGATTCGGGATCGGGTTAAGGTGACGCTGGATAAGTAA
- the xth gene encoding exodeoxyribonuclease III, translated as MKFATFNANSIRARLDITLDWLAENEPDLLAIQETKVEDDKFPVSAFEDAGWHVAIHGQKSYNGVALVTREPLGGVTTGFGDPLMPEDCRIIAVDFQGIQVINTYVPNGSAVGSEKFEYKMKWLAKFADWVASHYSPTQHVLWMGDINIARHPDDVFDSPKMLNTVGHHPDEFAALDKITDWGFSDMFRKFTQGPGHYSFWEFVIPKCFERNLGWRIDHIYTTRGLADLCTSCIIDKEPRALEKPSDHTFVVAEFDY; from the coding sequence ATGAAGTTCGCTACGTTCAACGCCAATTCCATCCGCGCACGCCTAGACATCACTCTCGATTGGCTAGCCGAAAACGAACCAGACCTGCTCGCCATTCAAGAGACCAAGGTTGAAGATGACAAGTTTCCGGTTAGCGCCTTTGAGGATGCAGGATGGCATGTGGCGATTCACGGGCAGAAGAGCTACAACGGCGTCGCGCTTGTGACACGCGAGCCCCTTGGTGGCGTAACGACCGGTTTTGGCGATCCGCTGATGCCGGAAGACTGCCGGATCATCGCCGTCGACTTCCAGGGCATTCAGGTCATCAATACGTACGTGCCAAACGGCTCTGCCGTCGGTTCTGAGAAGTTCGAATACAAAATGAAGTGGCTGGCGAAGTTTGCCGATTGGGTGGCAAGCCATTACTCTCCTACTCAGCATGTGCTCTGGATGGGAGATATCAACATCGCGCGGCATCCGGACGACGTTTTCGATTCTCCTAAGATGCTCAACACGGTTGGACATCATCCCGATGAGTTTGCCGCTCTAGATAAGATCACGGACTGGGGCTTTAGCGACATGTTCCGTAAGTTCACCCAAGGACCAGGTCACTATAGCTTCTGGGAATTTGTAATTCCCAAGTGTTTTGAACGAAATCTGGGGTGGCGAATCGACCACATTTACACCACGCGCGGGCTGGCTGATCTTTGCACAAGCTGTATCATCGACAAAGAACCGAGAGCGCTCGAAAAGCCAAGCGATCATACATTCGTCGTGGCTGAATTCGACTATTGA
- a CDS encoding HD domain-containing protein translates to MRSVRFRIVALFVLVAAAFAVCTTAWHMSEQENLLHLVDASRKERLRVYSSVLDTRLKQLDTTILDYTLWDDFADYISTRDQKFISEQVNTSTNTMHTSALWVFDSDGKLIHSYSVADTADLFGKSMSPSFVKDKFTSRQNVSRFFIKHEDHYDEIVGTSIHGSDDLERSGKVYGYFIVSRPWRVSDLASLGELANAEVSFKEYAANSDKSKTSAQQKLIPTSESKPLLGPSGEPVAFVHFSAPNKLAWEMRSSLSRATSIILLFAGTMTGLVFLCILLWVGRPLKSILVGLESDDPERLKRMIEKDDEFARIALLIRAFFDQRDSIARHNVDLENRVVQRTEALQNAYDSTIEGWAKALDLRDHETEGHSRRVTEFSCYIGEQMGLTEDQLIHLRRGALLHDIGKVGIPDSILLKEGPLTQEERKIMETHPVLAYNMLKDIPFIEEALPVALYHHERWDGKGYPDRLKGDSIPLLARIFALADVWDALRSDRPYRKAWNEAKVREHIKSLSGTHFDPRVVEVYLATSPDQLAEIRRGSLPPEEEAA, encoded by the coding sequence ATGCGCTCGGTGCGATTTCGCATCGTAGCGCTTTTTGTGCTTGTCGCAGCGGCTTTTGCGGTTTGTACGACGGCTTGGCATATGTCAGAGCAAGAAAACCTTTTGCACCTCGTTGACGCATCGCGCAAAGAACGACTGCGTGTGTATTCCAGCGTTCTCGATACACGGCTAAAACAGCTTGACACAACGATCCTAGATTACACACTCTGGGACGACTTTGCGGACTATATATCGACACGTGACCAAAAGTTCATCTCCGAGCAAGTTAACACCTCTACGAACACGATGCATACATCGGCATTGTGGGTTTTTGACTCCGACGGAAAACTCATTCACTCCTATTCTGTTGCGGACACTGCCGATCTCTTTGGCAAGTCCATGTCCCCTTCGTTTGTCAAGGACAAGTTTACGAGCCGTCAAAATGTAAGTCGCTTCTTCATCAAGCACGAAGACCACTATGACGAGATCGTAGGGACATCAATTCACGGCTCTGATGACCTTGAGCGATCAGGCAAAGTCTACGGCTACTTCATTGTTTCCCGACCTTGGCGTGTGTCCGATTTAGCATCACTTGGGGAGCTTGCAAATGCAGAAGTCAGCTTCAAGGAGTACGCCGCAAACTCAGACAAGAGCAAAACATCTGCACAACAAAAGCTTATTCCAACTTCTGAATCAAAGCCCTTGCTTGGTCCAAGTGGAGAGCCCGTCGCATTTGTACACTTCTCAGCGCCAAACAAGCTCGCATGGGAAATGCGTTCTAGTTTGAGTAGAGCAACAAGCATCATTCTCCTCTTTGCAGGAACGATGACCGGGCTTGTCTTCCTGTGCATTCTCCTTTGGGTAGGAAGGCCGCTCAAGTCCATCTTGGTCGGATTAGAGAGCGACGATCCAGAACGCTTAAAAAGGATGATCGAAAAGGACGATGAGTTTGCGCGAATTGCACTCCTCATACGCGCGTTTTTTGATCAACGCGACTCCATCGCCCGACATAATGTCGACCTTGAAAACCGCGTCGTTCAACGTACTGAAGCTCTTCAAAACGCCTATGACTCAACTATTGAGGGCTGGGCAAAGGCGCTTGATCTGCGCGATCATGAGACGGAGGGGCATAGCCGCCGCGTCACCGAGTTTTCTTGCTACATTGGCGAACAGATGGGCCTTACCGAGGACCAGCTCATCCATCTGAGGCGCGGCGCACTACTGCACGATATTGGCAAAGTTGGGATTCCCGACTCAATCCTTCTCAAGGAAGGTCCGCTCACGCAAGAGGAACGCAAGATCATGGAGACACATCCTGTACTTGCATACAATATGCTCAAGGACATCCCGTTTATAGAAGAGGCTCTCCCCGTAGCCCTTTATCACCACGAGCGATGGGATGGGAAGGGATATCCTGACCGGCTAAAAGGGGACAGCATTCCCTTGCTGGCTCGCATCTTTGCACTTGCCGACGTTTGGGACGCGCTGAGGTCAGACCGACCTTATCGAAAGGCTTGGAATGAGGCCAAGGTGCGCGAACACATAAAATCCCTTTCTGGAACCCATTTTGATCCCAGAGTAGTCGAAGTTTACCTTGCGACCTCTCCTGATCAGCTCGCAGAGATTCGCCGTGGTTCTTTACCACCAGAAGAAGAAGCTGCTTAA
- a CDS encoding DUF1800 domain-containing protein, whose product MAKRIQAMQAKLTEGEKIRHVLRRFGIGAGRYVRQPYEKLGYDGTVRALLYDDTVDEGFPVSPWSFATDDTGKIDPAAYRLAAWWGLRLFMTKRPLQEKLAVFWHDHFALDYEKIGELPTMASYLEILRTHGRGKFRDLLKAIFHQGALYVSLDNHASNKIAPNENFARELFELYTMGVGNYTEKDIQEAARALTGWSLHYLGTGIETRFDILRETAARHEMGVLNVCYVPAIHDEGEKTIFGKTKNFTAEEVLDLAADHPATAKYICRKLWNWFASMEISNSTLERLTRAWKQSDGNIRAVLTAIVEDPEFWSTQCVGQLPKSPVDFTAGLYRCFALGPGLLDAYGKPKDDFTPVPKTMRDGGAGLHYLMTLQGMSLLLPPNVAGWDWGEAWLSTDSLLQRVKLSGVIFWGGGEDRPFAVLMAAKLLTDDKVKTPDDIVVGLADILDVPLTTDRRALLVEACTKHGGLAALSEKNRAANLFARLSQIMFGIPEFQLC is encoded by the coding sequence TTGGCGAAGAGGATTCAAGCGATGCAGGCAAAGCTCACCGAAGGCGAAAAGATCCGTCATGTCTTGAGGCGGTTTGGGATCGGGGCGGGAAGATACGTCCGGCAGCCCTATGAAAAGCTCGGATACGACGGTACCGTCCGGGCGCTGCTCTATGACGACACCGTCGATGAGGGATTCCCTGTTAGCCCTTGGTCTTTTGCCACCGACGATACTGGCAAGATCGATCCCGCTGCTTATCGCTTGGCAGCTTGGTGGGGTTTGCGGCTCTTCATGACCAAGCGTCCGTTGCAGGAAAAGCTTGCTGTCTTTTGGCACGATCACTTTGCTTTAGACTATGAAAAGATTGGTGAATTGCCCACAATGGCGAGCTATCTGGAGATTCTGCGGACGCATGGTCGTGGCAAATTCCGCGATCTGCTAAAAGCGATCTTCCACCAGGGAGCTCTGTACGTCTCACTGGATAATCATGCCAGCAATAAGATCGCTCCGAATGAAAACTTCGCCCGTGAGCTATTCGAGCTCTATACGATGGGCGTCGGCAACTATACAGAAAAGGATATTCAAGAGGCCGCCCGAGCACTTACAGGATGGTCATTGCATTATCTCGGCACAGGGATCGAGACCCGATTTGATATTCTTCGCGAAACGGCGGCTCGACACGAAATGGGCGTTCTCAACGTCTGCTATGTCCCGGCTATCCATGACGAGGGTGAGAAGACGATTTTCGGCAAGACCAAAAACTTCACCGCCGAAGAGGTCTTGGACCTCGCTGCCGACCATCCCGCAACGGCTAAGTACATCTGCAGGAAGCTGTGGAATTGGTTCGCGTCGATGGAAATCAGCAACTCGACACTCGAAAGACTGACGAGAGCCTGGAAGCAGTCGGACGGAAACATTCGAGCGGTGTTGACAGCCATCGTGGAGGACCCAGAGTTTTGGTCAACGCAATGCGTCGGACAGTTGCCGAAGAGCCCAGTTGACTTCACCGCGGGCCTCTATCGCTGTTTTGCCTTAGGACCAGGACTGCTAGACGCTTACGGCAAACCCAAGGACGACTTCACACCTGTCCCTAAGACAATGCGTGACGGCGGGGCTGGATTGCACTACTTGATGACCCTGCAAGGAATGTCTTTGTTGCTTCCACCGAATGTCGCGGGCTGGGATTGGGGTGAGGCTTGGCTAAGCACCGATAGCTTGCTGCAAAGAGTGAAGCTCTCTGGAGTGATTTTCTGGGGAGGAGGCGAAGACCGCCCGTTCGCGGTGCTCATGGCAGCAAAGCTCTTAACTGACGATAAGGTCAAAACGCCGGATGACATCGTGGTTGGGCTTGCCGATATTCTGGACGTGCCACTCACAACCGACCGGCGAGCGCTTCTCGTCGAGGCTTGTACCAAGCACGGTGGATTAGCTGCCCTTTCGGAAAAGAATCGCGCAGCAAATCTCTTTGCCCGATTGAGCCAGATAATGTTTGGGATTCCTGAGTTTCAGCTTTGCTAA
- a CDS encoding DUF4397 domain-containing protein: MKRLFFLTLLTSLLVAGLGCGGAANSGNARIRFIHLVADGPALDVFADFSGDPLATGKVFKEAGSYQTTKSVAQNIDVLVSGTSNLVTSLPITPGQNEKLSFLLVGTNAGIGTLLLSDNTSAPATGSVKLRLVFAAPAVGPVDVYITAPADPLPLNPNFNDMAFGSQTGYLEGPAGSYRVRITGANNQTVILDSGTITLAAGNIKTWIAVDKNGGGLPLQGVLYTD, encoded by the coding sequence ATGAAGCGACTTTTCTTCCTGACACTTCTTACTTCCCTTCTTGTCGCCGGGCTTGGTTGCGGAGGCGCGGCTAATTCCGGTAACGCACGAATCCGTTTCATTCACCTAGTCGCCGATGGCCCTGCGCTGGATGTTTTTGCCGACTTTAGCGGCGATCCTCTTGCGACTGGGAAGGTCTTTAAGGAGGCGGGGAGCTATCAAACCACTAAGTCAGTGGCCCAAAACATCGACGTCCTGGTGAGCGGCACGTCAAATCTGGTCACTTCCCTGCCGATCACGCCCGGTCAAAACGAGAAGCTTTCGTTCTTGCTGGTTGGCACGAACGCCGGAATTGGAACGCTTTTGCTCAGCGATAACACGTCAGCGCCTGCCACCGGCAGCGTGAAGTTAAGGCTTGTTTTTGCGGCACCTGCCGTTGGCCCCGTAGACGTTTACATTACGGCTCCGGCTGACCCTCTTCCACTCAATCCGAATTTCAACGACATGGCTTTTGGCAGTCAAACCGGCTACCTTGAAGGGCCCGCCGGAAGCTATCGTGTGCGTATTACCGGCGCGAACAACCAAACCGTTATCCTTGATAGCGGGACGATTACCCTTGCCGCTGGCAACATCAAAACGTGGATAGCGGTGGATAAGAACGGTGGTGGATTGCCTTTGCAGGGTGTTCTTTATACGGATTAA
- the cdd gene encoding cytidine deaminase: MTTIQQTSFDEALAAFPSSVRDDIATIKTTNGVLTADRVEKICTTIGAEIGTLMIQLLPVAATYAIVPVSNYRVGAVSQGMPVGGWSSLYLGANFEFVGQALSFTVHAEQAATNNAWLNGQQGLQSLAISAAPCGYCRQFLYELVTQPQFNILLPTGQGDNYTLNPLTYYLPDAFGPRDLGLTGGLMDPKYCTHALKLQSGSNDPLALAALAGAQGCYSPYTKSYCGCAVMTTSGAIFQGRYAENAAYNPSLSPLESALSFMNMSQENPGALSIQRAALVTVQSPPADQVGATTDVLSAYTKGQVKLETYIAVPV, translated from the coding sequence ATGACAACCATTCAACAAACTTCGTTCGACGAGGCGCTTGCCGCGTTTCCGTCAAGCGTCCGCGACGATATCGCAACCATCAAAACAACTAACGGCGTCTTGACAGCCGATCGTGTGGAGAAGATTTGCACGACCATCGGTGCGGAGATAGGCACGTTGATGATACAGCTTTTGCCTGTTGCCGCCACTTACGCCATCGTGCCTGTCTCAAACTACCGAGTCGGCGCGGTGTCGCAAGGTATGCCGGTGGGAGGCTGGTCAAGCCTCTACCTGGGCGCCAACTTTGAGTTCGTCGGTCAGGCGCTCAGCTTCACAGTTCACGCCGAACAAGCCGCAACGAACAATGCGTGGCTGAACGGTCAGCAGGGGCTCCAGTCGCTTGCGATCTCTGCTGCACCATGCGGTTATTGCCGCCAATTCCTGTATGAGTTGGTTACACAGCCTCAGTTCAATATTCTGCTGCCCACGGGGCAGGGGGATAACTACACCCTGAACCCACTTACCTATTACCTTCCAGATGCTTTTGGGCCACGCGATCTTGGCCTCACAGGAGGTCTGATGGACCCGAAGTACTGCACGCATGCGCTCAAGCTCCAAAGCGGTTCTAACGATCCGCTTGCACTTGCAGCGCTTGCCGGCGCCCAAGGTTGTTATTCGCCGTACACAAAGAGTTACTGCGGATGCGCCGTGATGACGACGAGTGGCGCGATCTTCCAAGGTCGATATGCTGAAAATGCAGCCTATAACCCAAGCTTGTCTCCTTTGGAATCTGCCTTGTCGTTTATGAACATGAGCCAGGAGAATCCCGGCGCGTTGTCGATTCAAAGGGCAGCTTTGGTGACAGTCCAGTCGCCTCCGGCGGATCAAGTGGGCGCGACGACCGATGTTCTGAGCGCCTATACGAAAGGTCAGGTGAAGTTAGAAACGTACATCGCTGTGCCAGTGTAG
- a CDS encoding TIGR04141 family sporadically distributed protein, which produces MDVATFFRLKPRANVADSVSCISEKFGIPFNNEAIDVQDGDRVGRIFVFHKVARPDEPQWLEFIESVANTTFRNRSHKNVVHSALLLVEYKDSLFAVSFSHGHHAAKRLTIERRFGVVTAANSATTSEIREFGAYSHGVSSKSRTERRSKAGSLRVFDFPKFANRINKLAVKVDLERPFIIQGGTGVRLPAPTSVEALFNTLDLLESWWNGGKHAHDQIEELDKIWEEDDPDILSVLNAALENCIAQADTATISLWTPEDEVWNATGHELIIRTRSKGHIPLDIEYLLNAYNSYLPHVRESDQIILRSLYDDNKPHDRPIRELFCIELEPGHQIPERYIFEDNTWFGVKEGVLEGLRLDINRLIQQSEPISSTLALPHYIEEDSANGEDLYIRNAENDDIIGTHLRTFPMEGGVSRIEYSDMVSRHRALLHIKRGQSFGPVLKVCEQAIDAAEELRTNTHQREILTTAFSVIFGEQITIETNGTWVVGIVLILRRPELFLQTAGLRTLSCISEYAAQVTQAGFVPSLILVKDDSLRTARPLAS; this is translated from the coding sequence ATGGATGTTGCAACATTTTTTCGCCTGAAACCTCGTGCCAATGTAGCCGACTCCGTGAGTTGCATAAGCGAAAAATTCGGCATCCCATTTAATAACGAGGCTATCGATGTACAGGATGGCGACCGTGTTGGTCGGATCTTTGTGTTCCATAAGGTCGCCCGACCTGACGAACCACAATGGCTTGAGTTCATTGAGTCGGTTGCGAATACAACTTTTCGAAATCGCAGTCATAAGAATGTTGTTCACTCCGCCTTGCTTCTTGTCGAATACAAGGACAGCCTCTTTGCAGTCAGCTTTAGTCATGGTCATCACGCAGCAAAGCGCTTGACCATCGAGCGTAGATTTGGAGTCGTAACTGCCGCTAATTCAGCCACAACAAGCGAGATACGAGAATTCGGTGCCTATTCACACGGTGTTTCCTCAAAGAGTCGTACCGAGCGTCGCTCAAAAGCAGGAAGCTTAAGAGTATTTGATTTTCCAAAATTCGCAAATCGGATCAACAAGTTAGCAGTAAAAGTCGATCTTGAACGCCCGTTCATCATTCAAGGCGGCACTGGCGTGAGATTGCCTGCCCCGACGTCAGTGGAAGCGCTCTTCAACACACTTGATCTACTTGAATCGTGGTGGAACGGCGGCAAACATGCTCATGACCAGATAGAGGAGTTGGATAAGATTTGGGAAGAGGATGACCCTGATATTCTTTCGGTTTTAAACGCGGCCCTTGAGAATTGCATTGCTCAAGCTGATACAGCAACCATAAGTCTCTGGACACCAGAAGATGAAGTCTGGAACGCAACTGGTCATGAACTCATAATTCGGACAAGAAGCAAGGGTCACATACCGCTCGACATCGAGTACTTGCTTAACGCGTACAATAGCTATCTGCCACATGTTAGAGAAAGCGACCAAATCATTCTAAGATCACTTTACGATGATAATAAGCCTCACGATCGTCCGATACGAGAATTGTTCTGTATTGAATTAGAGCCAGGACATCAGATTCCCGAACGCTATATCTTTGAAGACAATACCTGGTTTGGTGTAAAGGAAGGAGTGCTTGAGGGATTGAGACTAGACATAAATAGACTTATCCAACAGAGTGAGCCCATTTCATCGACTCTTGCACTGCCTCACTATATTGAAGAGGATTCCGCAAATGGTGAGGATCTTTATATTAGAAATGCCGAAAATGACGATATAATCGGCACTCATCTTCGTACTTTCCCGATGGAAGGCGGGGTGTCTCGAATAGAGTATTCCGACATGGTGTCCAGACATCGAGCACTCTTGCACATCAAGCGCGGTCAATCATTTGGTCCAGTATTGAAGGTATGCGAGCAGGCTATTGACGCCGCTGAGGAACTTCGAACGAATACACATCAAAGGGAGATATTAACTACGGCTTTTTCGGTCATATTTGGAGAGCAAATTACGATTGAAACCAATGGAACGTGGGTTGTTGGTATTGTATTGATATTGAGGCGACCCGAATTGTTTCTTCAAACTGCGGGATTGAGGACCTTGAGTTGCATCTCAGAGTATGCAGCACAAGTAACGCAAGCAGGATTCGTACCGTCACTGATCCTTGTCAAAGACGATTCTTTGCGTACGGCAAGGCCCTTGGCAAGCTGA